One part of the Suncus etruscus isolate mSunEtr1 chromosome 2, mSunEtr1.pri.cur, whole genome shotgun sequence genome encodes these proteins:
- the POP5 gene encoding ribonuclease P/MRP protein subunit POP5, whose protein sequence is MVRFKHRYVLCEVAAADARCRLALEERALGQQVRDAVARLHGAFGAAACAVGFAVRYVNAYTGVVLLRCRRDFCALLCSALPFARLDARGPGPRPRPHPHPHPHAFLRTLHVGGTIRTCQKFLVRYNRRQLLVLLRGCADDGQREAIRKSVSRSCLLQDSADEELSSDSGDEDEEEAAEAME, encoded by the exons ATGGTGCGCTTCAAGCACCGCTACGTGCTGTGCGAGGTGGCGGCGGCCGACGCGCGGTGCCGCCTGGCGCTGGAGGAGCGCGCGCTGGGCCAGCAGGTGCGCGACGCGGTGGCCCGGCTGCACGGGGCGTTCGGCGCCGCCGCCTGCGCCGTGGGCTTCGCGGTGCGCTACGTCAACGCCTACACGGGCGTCGTGCTGCTGCGCTGCCGCCGCGACTTCTGCGCGCTGCTCTGCTCCGCGCTGCCCTTCGCGCGCCTGGACGCCCGCGGCCCgggcccgcgcccgcgcccgcacCCGCACCCGCACCCGCACGCCTTCCTCCGCACCCTGCACGTCGGCG GCACCATCCGCACCTGCCAGAAGTTCCTGGTCCGGTACAACCGCAGGCAGCTGCTGGTCCTGCTGCGGGGCTGCGCCGACGACG GGCAGCGGGAGGCCATCAGGAAGTCGGTGAGCAGAAGCTGCCTGCTGCAGGACTCGGCCGACGAGGAGCTTTCCTCCGACAGCGGggacgaggacgaggaggaggccGCCGAAGCCATGGAGTGA
- the RNF10 gene encoding RING finger protein 10: protein MPLSPAPACAAPCAPDMDRAGAPSAASASASSAGPAAESKPKSDGKNSSGSKRHHRKREPSYPKNENFSNQSRRSNSQKSKTFNKVPPQRGGGGSSKPFSSSFNGGRRDEVAEAQRAEFSPAQFSGPKKINLNHLLNFTFEPRGQAGHFEGSGHGGWGKRNKWGHKPFNKELFLQANCQFVVSEDQDYTVHFADPDTLVNWDFVEQVRICSHEVPSCPICLYPPTAAKITRCGHIFCWACILHYLSLSEKTWSKCPICYSSVHKKDLKSVVANESRQYVVGDTITMRLMKREKGVLVALPKSRWMNVDHPIHLGDEQHSQYSKLLLASREQVLHRVVQEEKVALEQQLAAEKHGPESCFIEAALQELKARETALSGLAESKEEIPGVVAALEQLVLVAPLGTASVFPPGEGVLEYLSALDEETTEVCSLGSPRCPPALPLVEEEEAPFDPEPDRLAKACDDPEFAGDHLVCASGPQEPLPKLASPHLNSSPCYYFYQAEDGQYMFLHPINVRCLVREYGSLEQSPEWISATVVEIAGYSMSEDVRQRHRYLSHLPLTCEFSICELALQPPLVSRETLEIFSDDIEKRKRQRQKKAREERRRERRIEMEENKKQGRYPEVHIPLENLQQFPAFNSYTCSSDSALGPTSTEGRGAVSLSPLSPNPGSQADFLLAPLSPSASQGSPSFCVGSLEEDSPFPSFAQMLRVGKAKADMWPKGAPRKDENSLVPPAAADSDGESDNSDRVPVPSFQNSFSQAIEAAFMKLDTPATPDSLSEEKGGKKRKKQKQKLLFSTSVVHTK from the exons ATGCCGCTGAGCCCCGCGCCCGCCTGCGCCGCCCCCTGCGCGCCCGACATGGACAGGGCCGGCGCGCCCAgcgccgcctccgcctccgcctcctcgGCCGGCCCGGCCGCCGAGTCTAAGCCCAAGAGCG ATGGAAAGAACTCAAGTGGATCCAAGCGTCATCACCGCAAACGTGAACCTTCTTAtcccaaaaatgaaaactttaGCAACCAGTCCCGTCGCTCCAATTCACAGAAAAGCAAAACTTTTAATAAGGTGCCTCCTCAgcggggcggcggcggcagcagcaaaCCCTTTAGCTCTTCTTTCAATGGCGGAAGACGAGATGAG GTAGCAGAGGCTCAACGGGCAGAGTTTAGCCCTGCCCAGTTCTCGGGTCCTAAGAAGATCAACCTGAACCACTTGTTGAATTTCACGTTCGAACCCCGTGGTCAGGCAGGCCACTTCGAAGGCAGCGGACATGGCGGCTGGGGGAAGAGGAACAAGTGGGGGCACAAGCCCTTTAACAAGGAGCTCTTTCTACAGGCCAA CTGCCAGTTTGTGGTGTCGGAAGACCAAGACTACACCGTTCATTTTGCTGATCCTGACACCTTAGTCAACTGGGACTTTGTGGAACAAGTG CGCATCTGTAGCCATGAAGTGCCATCCTGTCCCATATGCCTATACCCACCGACTGCAGCCAAGATAACTCGCTGCGGACACATCTTCTGCTGGGCCTGcatcctgcactatctctccctGAGCGAGAAGACCTGGAGCAAATGCCCCATCTGCTATAGTTCCGTGCATAAGAAAGATCTCAAGAG CGTCGTCGCCAACGAGTCCCGGCAGTATGTGGTTGGTGATACCATCACCATGCGACTGATGAAGAGGGAGAAGGGGGTCTTGGTGGCTTTGCCCAAATCTAGATGGATGAACGTCGATCACCCCATTCATCTAGGAG ACGAGCAGCACAGCCAGTACTCGAAGCTGCTGCTGGCGTCCCGGGAGCAGGTGCTGCATCGGGTGGTGCAGGAGGAGAAAGTGGCCCTGGAGCAGCAGCTGGCAGCGGAGAAGCACGGCCCCGAGTCCTGCTTCATTGAGGCTGCGCTCCAGGAGCTCAAG GCCCGGGAAACGGCCCTGTCCGGACTGGCTGAGAGCAAAGAGGAGATCCCAGGCGTCGTGGCCGCTCTGGAACAACTGGTGCTGGTGGCTCCCCTGGGAACGGCGTCTGTGTTTCCACCCGGCGAG GGTGTGCTGGAGTATCTGTCCGCATTGGATGAAGAAACCACCGAGGTTTGTTCTCTGGGCTCGCCTCGCTGTCCTCCTGCTCTTCCTCTCGTGGAGGAAGAGGAAGCCCCGTTTGACCCGGAACCCGACAGGCTCGCCAAGGCCTGCGATGACCCAGAGTTCGCCGGTGACCATCTGGTTTGTGCCTCCGGTCCGCAGGAGCCCCTCCCCAAGCTGGCCTCCCCACACCTGAACAGCTCGCCATGCTACTACTTCTACCAGG CGGAGGACGGGCAGTACATGTTCTTGCACCCCATCAACGTGCGCTGCCTGGTGCGGGAGTATGGCAGCCTGGAGCAGAGCCCCGAGTGGATCTCGGCCACGGTGGTGGAGATCGCGGGCTACTCCATGTCTGAG GATGTTCGCCAGCGGCACAGGTATCTCTCGCACTTGCCGCTCACCTGCGAGTTCAGCATCTGTGAGCTGGCTCTTCAGCCGCCTCTGGTCTCCAGGGAGACCCTCGAGATATTCTCAG ATGACATTGAGAAGCGGAAGCGTCAGCGCCAGAAGAAGGCCCGGGAGGAGCGCCGCCGTGAGCGCAGGATCGAGATGGAGGAGAACAAGAAGCAGGGCCGCT acCCAGAAGTCCACATTCCCCTAGAAAATCTCCAGCAGTTTCCTGCCTTCAACTCCTACACCTGTTCCTCTGATTCTGCTTTGGGTCCCACCAGCACGGAGGGCCGTGGGGCcgtttccctctctcctcttagTCCCAATCCAGGCTCCCAAGCAG ACTTCCTGCTGGCCCCTCTCTCGCCTTCTGCGAGTCAGGGCAGCCCTTCGTTCTGTGTCGGCAGCCTGGAAGAGgactctccctttccttctttcgcCCAG ATGCTGAGGGttggaaaagcaaaagcagacaTGTGGCCCAAAGGTGCTCCAAGGAAAG ACGAAAACAGCTTAGTTCCTCCTGCTGCAGCCGACAGCGACGGGGAGAGTGACAACTCGGATCGCGTTCCGGTGCCCAGTTTCCAAAATTCCTTCAGCCAAGCTATTGAAGCAGCCTTCATGAAACTGGACACACCAGCCACCCCGGACTCCCTCTCTG aagaaaaaggaggaaagaaaaggaaaaagcagaAACAGAAGCTCCTATTCAGCACCTCAGTCGTTCATACCAAGTGA